The Quercus robur chromosome 7, dhQueRobu3.1, whole genome shotgun sequence genome has a segment encoding these proteins:
- the LOC126691364 gene encoding uncharacterized protein LOC126691364 yields the protein MYNEIEGNFDGVAIGTFKSGLPTEHGLRKSLTGKPVTSLRQLMDRINKYKRVEEDQQLGKGKAMIVSQERRDFSSDQFNNNNRPRRDFAGQSGSAEAQAVNAVFRDLVHQVLEKIKNESFFKWPNKMVNLESQRDTSLRPPIGTINVILAAPGKTGSYPSRVMSVTQLSTEDDNRESKKAKKEAPPVLGFSNEDKIETIQPHDDALVVTLRIGGYDVKRVLVDQGSAMEVMYPNLYKGLNLKPEDLTAYDFPLVSFEGKTVTLRGQIRLPIQTGSDVVEADFIVIDAYSPYTTIVARPWLHALGAVFSTLHQKVKYPLEGQVKEIVGNQSMAR from the exons ATGTACAATGAGATAGAGGGTAACTTTGATGGCGTTGCCATCGGCACTTTCAAAAGCGGCCTCCCAACCGAGCATGGTTTAAGAAAATCCCTAACAGGAAAGCCTGTTACCAGCCTACGCCAACTCATGGACCGGATcaacaagtataaaagggttgaAGAAGACCAGCAATTGGGTAAAGGTAAAGCAATGATTGTctctcaggagaggagggacttcagttCGGACCAATTTAATAACAACAATCGACCGAGGAGGGACTTTGCAGGGCAATCCGGATCTGCCGAGGCGCAGGCAGTTAATGCTGTGTTCCGAGATCTAGTACATCAGGTTCTGGAGAAGATAAAAAACGAgtcattcttcaaatggccaaataagatg GTGAATCTAGAGTCCCAGAGAGACACCTCCTTAAGACCTCCCATAGGCACGATAAACGTCATTCTTGCTGCTCCGGGAAAGACCGGCTCTTATCCTTCCAGAGTGATGTCTGTGACTCAGCTATCCACTGAGGACGACAATCGGGAGTCCAAAAAAGCCAAGAAAGAAGCCCCACCGGTGCTGGGCTTCTCGAATGAAGATAAGATCGAAACCATCcaaccccatgatgatgctctaGTAGTCACACTTAGGATAGGAGGATATGATGTGAAAAGAGTGCTGGTAGATCAGGGCAGTGCTATGGAGGTAATGTACCCTAActtgtacaaggggctgaatttaAAACCCGAGGACCTAACAGCATACGATTTTCCTCTAGTAAGTTTCGAGGGAAAGACTGTTACTCTAAGAGGCCAGATTAGACTACCCATACAAACTGGTTCGGATGTGGTGGAGGCGGATTTCATTGTGAttgacgcttattcaccctacacaaCTATTGTGgctagaccttggcttcatgccttAGGAGCTGTCTTTTCTACTCTGCACCAGAAGGTGAAGTATCCGTTGGAGGGCCAGGTTAAAGAGATTGTAGGGAATCAGTCTATGGCCAGATAA
- the LOC126693367 gene encoding putative F-box protein At5g60060, which translates to MLSETLSTDMRHFFSLCDNDRYQLQLFEVQGKRCWGSPHGWVVTLGPDYETHLLHLIKRVQIALPPSNTIRTLAATEEWFRLVHKFILLKDPSQDSSLLVIAIFGPENCLPFARVAFERGGEGAALNRRGQGQWAIVTNPDNLKFNDVACFNDQIYALCDNGKLVRLELDAPLAAELQVIAPQPSEEEVGIPQKLYLVETSENLYGIFRYGFHIPSKMRHETIYFLVYKLNFGALAWEEVTDLEDIAVFVGEGNSWCIPTSTILCRSNCIYFTDDNWEWQRYPGVAYGGHDVGVFNMAQRVIQRLPFGTIVL; encoded by the exons ATGCTTTCCGAAACACTTTCCACAGACATGCGACATTTCTTCAGTCTCTGCGACAATGATCGTTATCAATTACAATTATTTGAAGTCCAAGGAAAACGCTGTTGGGGATCTCCACATGGTTGGGTTGTAACCTTGGGTCCTGATTATGAAACCCACCTTCTGCACCTTATTAAAAGAGTACAAATTGCTCTTCCACCATCAAACACGATTCGAACACTGGCTGCTACAGAAGAGTGGTTTCGCCTTGTACACAAATTCATTCTTTTAAAGGACCCTTCCCAGGACTCATCATTACTTGTCATTGCAATTTTTGGCCCTGAGAACTGCTTACCTTTTGCTAGGGTTGCTTTCGAAAGAGGAGGAGAAGGAGCGGCTTTGAATAGAAGAGGACAAGGTCAGTGGGCTATTGTTACCAATCCAGACAATTTGAAATTCAATGATGTTGCATGTTTTAATGATCAAATATATGCACTTTGTGACAACGGCAAGCTGGTGCGCCTTGAACTTGATGCTCCTCTGGCAGCTGAGCTACAAGTTATTGCGCCCCAACCAAGCGAAGAAGAAGTAGGCATTCCCCAAAAACTATATTTGGTGGAGACATCGGAGAATCTTTACGGGATTTTTCGTTACGGATTTCATATTCCTTCCAAGATGAGGCACGagactatatattttttggtctaCAAGCTCAACTTTGGTGCATTGGCTTGGGAGGAAGTGACAGACTTGGAAGATATTGCTGTTTTTGTTGGTGAAGGCAATTCCTGGTGCATTCCTACAAGCACTATCCTTTGCAGAAGTAATTGCATCTACTTCACAGATGACAATTGGGAGTGGCAAAGGTACCCAGGAGTGGCATATGGAGGCCATGATGTGGGAGTGTTTAACATGGCACAGAGGGTTATCCAACGCCTTCCATTCG GTACCATTGTACTTTGA